GGCAATATGAAGCTCGAACCTATATCGAGCAATTCGCCCTTCTCTCGGTCAAGCCGGTCCCCAAAGCCGTTTCCGACTCTCCCTTTCAGCACGGTCACGACCTCGGTGAAGGGGTGCGTATGAGCCGGGATCACATAGTTGGCGGGAAACTTGAGATACGCGATGAAGACGCCGGCTTTGCTGGGATCACCGACCACCAGAGCACTCCGGGCGCCGCGGGGGAGGATCGGTTCGTCTTTCCAATCAATCGTACCTTCTTCGAATACTTGGTGAGCATCTGCAACCATGCGTTCGATTTGCTGATCGCCCGCAAACGACGGGCTTGCCAACAAGCACAACATTGCGGTCGTCGCCAAAGTCTTCATCGAGTTCTCCTGATCCTGTCGTGTTCCACCTTCGTCACGCGCCAGTGGACTTCCATCATGCAATTACCAGTCGCGCAATTTTGTCGCCTTCCAACTGAAAGGCATGATCGAGTTCGACCGGACTGCCTGGGAACTCGCCCGAGATACGGCAGGTAACCACCGCTTGGTCTCCGCGGCGATCCAACGCGAGCACATCTTGCCGGAAGCTGATTTGTCCCACCTCTTCACGCCAACGCAGTATGTCGCGTCGTCCGCGATAGCTACGCCGCTCGTCGGTAACAACACCCTCATCGGTGAAGCAGTCAGCGATCTGTGTCGGTGTCGTGGCAGAGAAATAGCGAGCGATCGGTGCTGGGAGTTCGTCTGTCATCGCGCTGTTCCGTGTCATTGTTGTTGCGGCTATCTGTGATTAATCTCACCAGAAGACAAGTACGCACGAAAAAGTTGGGTACTCACCACTAGGTAAGGAAGATGGCCGCCAAGACATACACGCGCTTCACTGCCGCCGAGGGCGTCGAGAACGCCCTGAAGATGCTGGAAGGGCGCTGGAAGCTGATCATCCTGTTTCACCTGTTCGGAGGGCGCGTCATGCGGTTCTCCGAGCTTGAGCGCGCGATTCCGGAAGTATCCCAAAAGATGCTGATCCAGCAATTGCGGCAGATGGAGACCGACGGGATTGTTTGTCGAACCGTCTATCCGGAAGTACCGCCGAAGGTCGAATACGGCCTGACGGAGTGGGGCCAAGCCCTATGTCCGGCGTTGGACGCGCTGCTCACTTGGGCTGAGGAAGGCCCGGCAATCCCGGCTGGCGCGCCCGATCACTCATCGCGCTCAATCACATGAAGGCGGCGGACGGTCAGGTCGTCGATCTCCACTTCGCCGAGCTTGAGCTTGTCCGCCTGCGCCTCGCGGACTCTTAAACGGCCGATCGCGAGCGCGCCGATTGCCAGGGCACCGATAGCCAGCGCCCCGACCGCAAGCACGCCGAGCGCGACAGAGCCCGCGGCCACACCGCCCGCGGCGACGCCTTGCACCCGGACCGAGGGCACTTCGATATCGCGTGTCTCGTCACGTCGCTTCCACATCGCCCGCCTCTCAGTCGCCGCCCGGCGCCAAGAACGGCAGCATGTCCGTGTGGTGGCCGATCATCTTCCAGGCGCCGTTCTCCTTGCGGAAGACGTTGGTCGCCCGGATCGACACAGTGCCGGGCTTATCGCCCGTGTTGATGTTCTCGCCCTTCTCGTAGTTGTGCGTCACGCCGAGATCGCCAAGAACGGTGATGCGCATCTCCGCAGGCTCGACACGGCCGCCGAGTCTCTTCGCCGCCTGTATCTCCCACTCGGCGCGGATCGCGGGCCAGCCGTGCTGATAGCCGCCGTCCGGACCCATGTATGTGACATCGTTCGCATGGGACCAAACCGCGAGCATCGGGCCCGCATCGCCCTCGAACATGGCGTTGAGCGCCGCGTAGAACCCGGCCGCCGCCGCCGCGATCTCGTCTTGATCGGTCATTCCTGGGCTCCCTCGATGTAAATCTGCCCGCCCGTCCCGCGAGCCGTGCCCTCCTCCACCGCCCAGAACGCCCTGGCGGCTGGGGGCAAGCTCGACAGGACGCGCTCGAACGCCTGCGGTTCGACCGCGCGCCGGAGCGCGGCGGACACGTCGGAGATCGCGGATGGCGGCGCCAGATTGTGGTCGGGCCGGATCGCCTTGACCTCTCGGGTCAACGCAGCGCACGACGGAAACGGCGCAGGCGTACCCGACGGCCGCCAACCTTCCACGAAGATCGCGCGCGGCACTGCCGGCAGCACGCCGGCGAAGGTCAGCGCGTCCGCGACGCTCACATGATCGCGGAAGACATGCAGCACGGCGCGGAGCGTGTGATAGGCTTGGTTCACGGAGCTGAGCATGCAGGTGTCGCGCACGTCGACAAGCAGCGCCTCGAAATCCTTGGACGCACGCAGATATTCCGGCGGCACCGTCATCGGTCAGCGCCGCGGCGGATCGTTCTGGTCCACATAGACCTCGGAGCCCATCTCGCGGAACTTCTCGCTCATCTCGTCCATGCCTTTCTGGCGTTCCGCGTCGGTCAAATTGCCGATGCCGCCCGCATCGTTCAGCTTGGCGGCGTAGTCGCGCACCTGCTGGGTGATCTCCATGGAGCAGAATTTCGGGCCGCACATGGAGCAGAAATGGGCGAGCTTGTGCGCCTCTTTCGGCAGTGTCGCGTCGTGGAACTGTCGCGCCGTGTCGGGATCGAGCGAGAGGTTGAACTGATCCTCCCAGCGGAACTCGAACCGCGCGGTCGAGATGGCGTCGTCGCGGGCCTGCGCCGCCGGATGCCCCTTGGCGAGGTCGGCGGCATGCGCGGCGATCTTGTAAGCCATCACACCGTCCTTGACGTCGTTGCGGTCGGGCAGGCCGAGATGCTCCTTGGGCGTCACGTAGCAAAGCATGGCCGTGCCGAACCAGCCGATCATGCCGGCGCCGATCGCAGAGGTGATGTGGTCGTAAGCCGGCGCAATATCGGTGACGAGGGGCCCGAGCGTATAGAACGGCGCCTCACCGCATTCCTTGAGCTGCTTCTCCACATTCACCTTGATCTTGTGCATGGGCACGTGCCCCGGCCCTTCGATCATCACCTGGCAGCCCTTGTCCCAGGCGATTTTCGTCAGCTCGCCGAGCGTTTCGAGTTCTGCGAACTGCGCGCGGTCGTTGGCGTCGGCGATGGAGCCCGGACGCAAGCCATCACCGAGGCTGAAGGACACG
This genomic window from Methyloceanibacter caenitepidi contains:
- a CDS encoding cupin domain-containing protein codes for the protein MVADAHQVFEEGTIDWKDEPILPRGARSALVVGDPSKAGVFIAYLKFPANYVIPAHTHPFTEVVTVLKGRVGNGFGDRLDREKGELLDIGSSFILPADHPHYLWNDEESVVLLIATGPWDITYVNPGDDPRKSP
- a CDS encoding nuclear transport factor 2 family protein, which gives rise to MTDELPAPIARYFSATTPTQIADCFTDEGVVTDERRSYRGRRDILRWREEVGQISFRQDVLALDRRGDQAVVTCRISGEFPGSPVELDHAFQLEGDKIARLVIA
- a CDS encoding winged helix-turn-helix transcriptional regulator — translated: MAAKTYTRFTAAEGVENALKMLEGRWKLIILFHLFGGRVMRFSELERAIPEVSQKMLIQQLRQMETDGIVCRTVYPEVPPKVEYGLTEWGQALCPALDALLTWAEEGPAIPAGAPDHSSRSIT
- a CDS encoding YybH family protein, with the translated sequence MTDQDEIAAAAAGFYAALNAMFEGDAGPMLAVWSHANDVTYMGPDGGYQHGWPAIRAEWEIQAAKRLGGRVEPAEMRITVLGDLGVTHNYEKGENINTGDKPGTVSIRATNVFRKENGAWKMIGHHTDMLPFLAPGGD
- a CDS encoding DUF2267 domain-containing protein, with product MTVPPEYLRASKDFEALLVDVRDTCMLSSVNQAYHTLRAVLHVFRDHVSVADALTFAGVLPAVPRAIFVEGWRPSGTPAPFPSCAALTREVKAIRPDHNLAPPSAISDVSAALRRAVEPQAFERVLSSLPPAARAFWAVEEGTARGTGGQIYIEGAQE